A window from Parambassis ranga chromosome 13, fParRan2.1, whole genome shotgun sequence encodes these proteins:
- the tsen34 gene encoding tRNA-splicing endonuclease subunit Sen34 isoform X1, translating to MEEEDPPPVVGLSLCHSAPLLWRAPDLRAVRSQGLVGALLGSLPRTPRQNGRLGRPLLLLPEEERLLTEHRAAAALPDHDQDRGWVELRQQHEEEQQRNFEEQSVLALEDRKASLLRAMTSSLTQSGAGTTDEDLRGHLEALDRNFSFPCAALAVQLSTTRAGLGYCPEARALLLADWPMRELDAPSCDTRYQVFRDLRGRGFYLTSAGKFGGDFLVYPGDPLRFHAHFIAVCLALDESLPLLDVLAVARLGSNVKKTVLLCSPGTDRVRYTSVQWSGMV from the exons atggaggaggaggacccgCCTCCAGTTGTGGGTCTGAGTCTGTGTCATTCCGCCCCCCTGCTATGGCGGGCGCCGGACCTACGGGCAGTGAGGTCACAGGGTCTGGTCGGGGCGCTGCTGGGTTCACTACCCAGAACTCCCCGCCAGAACGGACGACTGGGCCGACCGCTGCTGCTCCTGCCAGAGGAGGAGCGGCTGCTGACGGAGCACCGGGCCGCTGCGGCGCTGCCGGACCACGACCAG GATCGTGGATGGGTGGAGCTCCGTCAGCAGcatgaggaggagcagcagaggaattTTGAGGAGCAGAGCGTCCTGGCTTTGGAGGACAGGAAGGCGTCGCTGCTCCGTGCTATGACTTCTTCACTGACAC agTCTGGAGCTGGGACCACAGATGAGGACCTGCGGGGGCATCTGGAGGCCTTGGACCGGAACTTCTCCTTTCCCTGTGCAGCGCTGGCGGTCCAGCTGAGCACGACACGGGCAGGCCTAGGTTACTGTCCGGAGGCCCGGGCCCTCCTGCTGGCTGACTGGCCGATGCGAGAGCTGGACGCGCCCAGCTGTGACACCAGGTACCAGGTGTTCAGAGACCTGCGGGGGCGGGGTTTCTACCTGACGTCAGCGGGGAAGTTTGGAGGAGACTTCTTGGTGTATCCAG GTGACCCCCTGCGTTTCCATGCCCACTTCATCGCTGTCTGTCTCGCTCTGGAcgagtccctccctctgctggacGTCCTCGCTGTGGCTCGATTGGGGTCCAATGTGAAGAAAACGGTCCTGCTGTGCTCGCCTGGGACGGACAGAGTCCGCTACACGTCAGTGCAGTGGAGTGGAATGGTGTAG
- the tsen34 gene encoding tRNA-splicing endonuclease subunit Sen34 isoform X2, with protein sequence MEEEDPPPVVGLSLCHSAPLLWRAPDLRAVRSQGLVGALLGSLPRTPRQNGRLGRPLLLLPEEERLLTEHRAAAALPDHDQDRGWVELRQQHEEEQQRNFEEQSVLALEDRKASLLRAMTSSLTQSGAGTTDEDLRGHLEALDRNFSFPCAALAVQLSTTRAGLGYCPEARALLLADWPMRELDAPSCDTRYQVFRDLRGRGFYLTSAGKFGGDFLVYPGLHPQAGTDVFMSFIR encoded by the exons atggaggaggaggacccgCCTCCAGTTGTGGGTCTGAGTCTGTGTCATTCCGCCCCCCTGCTATGGCGGGCGCCGGACCTACGGGCAGTGAGGTCACAGGGTCTGGTCGGGGCGCTGCTGGGTTCACTACCCAGAACTCCCCGCCAGAACGGACGACTGGGCCGACCGCTGCTGCTCCTGCCAGAGGAGGAGCGGCTGCTGACGGAGCACCGGGCCGCTGCGGCGCTGCCGGACCACGACCAG GATCGTGGATGGGTGGAGCTCCGTCAGCAGcatgaggaggagcagcagaggaattTTGAGGAGCAGAGCGTCCTGGCTTTGGAGGACAGGAAGGCGTCGCTGCTCCGTGCTATGACTTCTTCACTGACAC agTCTGGAGCTGGGACCACAGATGAGGACCTGCGGGGGCATCTGGAGGCCTTGGACCGGAACTTCTCCTTTCCCTGTGCAGCGCTGGCGGTCCAGCTGAGCACGACACGGGCAGGCCTAGGTTACTGTCCGGAGGCCCGGGCCCTCCTGCTGGCTGACTGGCCGATGCGAGAGCTGGACGCGCCCAGCTGTGACACCAGGTACCAGGTGTTCAGAGACCTGCGGGGGCGGGGTTTCTACCTGACGTCAGCGGGGAAGTTTGGAGGAGACTTCTTGGTGTATCCAG GCCTCCATCCACAGGCGGGTACTGATGTCTTCATGTCCTTCATCAGGTGA
- the mindy4b gene encoding inactive ubiquitin carboxyl-terminal hydrolase MINDY-4B, whose protein sequence is MTDLGLGYIELLQQEVKKNPDRLLDVGREEQQEELPPRSRTLPSLCSIPQRLAISAGLGGTPVTPNLTESLRRILFGRTFHVFNYEWRKSCFQFREPDSQLSYALRADRGGARAVQMVIQARIIKHLLSDSWTLHSLTDVSHREQERALAASLSDSLWLAGQEESATVTLVTEDYCITPHLDYKLDTFTERLQLFTFDTKDAVREFILDHIQCFKEEGGHGVILFLYSLICSRSVERLKEDLDSTTAHLLHLSLGNFVCRQALLNLLLTGRASPQVFNGKLCFGEDGLPLECPLQGVLTRSDVGYLHWSREQVDRGKLPQVESHMLKTPCVPVWVCCINSSHSVLFSLTRSLLSDWRTEHQFQLYYYNGQSSQSATARLTIDTHSHHWEALSTDPGGDPEKRFPSLEMAIRTKWDGAAIDWNGTSPFY, encoded by the exons ATGACAGACCTAGGGCTGGGCTACATCGAGCTGCTTCAACAAGAAGTCAAGAAGAATCCTGAC aggctgctggacgtggggagggaggagcagcaggaggagctgcctCCACGCAGCAGGACGCTCCCGTCCCTCTGCTCCATCCCACAGAGGCTGGCGATCTCAGCAGGCCTCGGAGGGACCCCGGTCACCCCCAACCTGACCGAG AGCCTGAGGAGGATTCTGTTCGGACGGACGTTCCACGTTTTCAACTATGAGTGGAGGAAATCCTGCTTCCAGTTCAGAGAGCCGGACTCTCAGCTGTCGTACGCTCTGCGGGCCGACAGG GGCGGGGCTCGGGCTGTTCAGATGGTGATCCAGGCTCGCATCATCAAACACCTGCTCTCAGACAGTTGGACGCTGCACAG CCTGACCGATGTGAGTCACAGGGAGCAGGAGAGGGCGCTGGCGGCCTCGCTGTCCGACAGCCTCTGGTTGGCTGGCCAGGAGGAGAGCGCTACCGTTACCTTGGTGACAGAGGACTACTGCATTACACCGCACTTGGACTACAAGCTGGACACCTTCACAGAGCGG ctgcagctgttcacGTTCGACACCAAGGACGCCGTCCGGGAGTTCATCCTCGACCACATCCAGTGT TTTAAGGAGGAGGGCGGTCATGGCGTCATCCTCTTCCTGTACAGCCTGATCTGCTCCCGCTCAGTCGAAAG GCTCAAGGAGGATCTGGACTCGACTACTGCTCACCTGCTTCACCTCAGTCTGGGAAACTTTGTCTGTCGTCAG GCTctgctgaacctgctgctgacGGGCAGAGCCAGTCCCCAGGTCTTCAATGGGAAGCTGTGTTTTGGGGAGGATGGGTTGCCACTAGAGTGCCCCCTGCAGGGCGTCCTGACTCGCAGTGACGTGGGATATCTGCACTGGAGCAGAGAGCAGGTGGACCGAGGGAAACTGCCGCAGGTAGAGTCCCA CATGCTGAAGACCCCCTGTGTTCCGGTCTGGGTCTGCTGCATTAACAGCAGCCACTCGGTCCTGTTCAGCCTGACCCGCTCGCTGCTCTCTGACTGGAGAACGGAGCATCAGTTCCAGCTGTACTACTACAACGGGCAGAGCTCACAGAGCGCCACGGCCAGACTGACCATTG ATACTCACTCCCACCACTGGGAGGCTCTGTCCACAGACCCTGGCGGGGACCCAGAGAAAAGGTTTCCTTCACTGGAAATGGCCATCAGGACCAAGTGGGACGGAGCTGCCATTGACTGGAACGGGACCTCCCCCTTCTACTGA
- the clrn1 gene encoding clarin-1 — translation MPSRQKQLIFSVSGLLGFCCALTAAVATGLPFWLRGAVLCRTGADLVNATGPELDKFLGDLSYGLFHGQRVKQCGLGGRPSRFSFFPDLLSAIPAGLHVTVIFFCGVTILFSSVATGFFFFNAFGRPYETLQGPLGLYLWTFICCVSSCLVLVLFAAEVKLQHLSERIANFKEVNFVFQTYTERYDRSFWLFFLIFLVHGLNGLLIRLAGVQFPFQDSKEVELSGGGADLMY, via the exons ATGCCGAGCCGACAGAAGCAGCTCATATTCTCCGTGTCCGGGCTCCTGGGTTTCTGCTGCGCGCTGACGGCCGCGGTGGCCACCGGCCTGCCCTTCTGGCTGCGCGGCGCCGTGCTGTGCCGCACCGGCGCCGACCTGGTCAACGCCACGGGACCCGAACTAGACAAGTTCCTGGGAGACCTGAGCTACGGCCTGTTCCACGGACAGAGGGTGAAGCAGTGCGGCCTGGGAGGCAGACCGTCCCGGTTCTCTT TCTTTCCTGACCTCCTGAGCGCCATCCCTGCAGGCCTCCATGTCACCGTCATCTTCTTTTGTGGTGTCACCATTCTCTTCTCCTCCGTGGCCACAGGCTTCTTCTTTTTCAACGCCTTCGGCAGACCCTACGAGACGCTGCAGGGCCCCCTGGGACTCTACCTGTGGACCTTCATCTGCT GTGTCAGCAGCtgcctggtcctggtcctgttCGCCGCTGAAGTGAAGCTGCAGCATCTGTCCGAACGCATCGCCAACTTCAAGGAGGTGAACTTTGTCTTCCAGACGTACACAGAGCGCTACGACCGCTCCTTCtggctcttcttcctcatcttcctcgtCCACGGGCTGAACGGCCTGCTGATCCGCCTGGCGGGAGTCCAGTTTCCCTTCCAGGacagcaaagaggtggagctgagcgGGGGGGGCGCTGACCTCAtgtactga
- the masp1 gene encoding mannan-binding lectin serine protease 1 isoform X2, translated as MRLVVMSPLSFRLVVMSWLLSLGLSSQLLSEMYGSLQSPNFPEAYPSETELCWNISVPDGFQIKLYFSHFDLEPSYLCEYDYVKVQAEAEVLGLFCGKEDTDTEVVPAQQVISSPRNSLSIQFCSDFSNEERFSGFMAHYSAVDVDECSERSDEDLLCDHFCHNYIGGYYCSCRYGYVLHSDNRTCRVECSGAVFRERAGVLSSVDFPGPYPKSSDCWYRIEVDLGFRLRLQFDPSFDVEDHPDISCPYDYVKVKAGSSEFGPFCGDQSPGLIQTDSNIVTVHFLSDNSGENHGWRLSYTATGSQCPAPEAPPNALMTPVQSEYSFKDHVLFTCEPGFRLLQNGESLDHFQIDCQADGLWSSRPPQCQKVDCGSPKMVDMADVVFGSHDNSTLFGATVQYVCREDTLHLNKSSYSCGLNGEWISSEGQTKLPTCLPACGRPSRTLPVQVKRIVGGQSAVPGLFPWQVLLSVEDLSRVPEDRWFGSGALLSESWVLTAAHVLRSQRRDTSIVPVAPDHVKVFLGLHNARDKRLATNRSVDQIFLHPDFQPNNYNNDIALLKLRERVELNRDIHPVCLPPRQRQDDPLAPLPNSLGVVAGWGISNPNTSSSSPSSALTADPAAAADFGTSDLLQYVKLPVVSQDECQASYTSRSVSYNITDNMFCAGFFEGGQDTCLGDSGGAFVMEDEITHRWAVFGLVSWGGPEECGSQRVYGVYTRVSKYVEWIQTHLDPAPWW; from the exons ATGAG GCTCGTTGTGATGTCACCGCTCTCCTTCAGGCTCGTTGTGATGTCATGGCTCCTCTCCCTCGGACTTAGCTCTCAGCTCCTGTCAGAGATGTACGGCAGCCTGCAGTCGCCAAACTTCCCGGAGGCTTATCCCAGTGAGACCGAGCTCTGCTGGAACATCAGCGTTCCTGACGGCTTCCAGATCAAACTGTACTTCAGCCACTTTGACCTGGAGCCATCCTACCTGTGCGAGTACGACTATGTCAAG GTGCAGGCGGAGGCGGAGGTCCTCGGATTGTTCTGTGGGAAGGAGGACACGGACACGGAGGTGGTGCCGGCTCAGCAAGTTATCTCCTCTCCCAGAAACTCCCTGAGCATTCAGTTCTGCTCCGACTTCTCCAACGAGGAGAGGTTCTCCGGGTTCATGGCTCACTACAGTGCTGTGG ATGTGGACGAGTGCAGCGAGCGCAGCGACGAAGATCTGCTCTGCGATCACTTCTGTCACAATTACATCGGAGGGTACTACTGCTCCTGTCGCTACGGTTACGTGCTGCACTCTGACAACCGCACCTGCAGAG tGGAGTGCAGCGGTGCTGTTTTCAGGGAGCGCGCTGGTGTTCTGAGCAGTGTGGACTTTCCTGGTCCATACCCAAAGAGTTCTGACTGCTGGTACCGTATAGAGGTGGATCTGGGCTTCAGGCTCCGCCTCCAGTTTGACCCCAGCTTTGACGTGGAGGATCACCCCGACATAAGCTGCCCCTACGACTACGTCAAG gtcaaAGCAGGAAGCAGTGAGTTCGGTCCGTTCTGTGGAGACCAGTCGCCAGGACTCATCCAGACTGACAGCAACATTGTCACTGTTCACTTCCTCAGTGACAACTCTGGAGAAAACCACGGCTGGAGGCTCAGCTACACAGCCACAG gaagtcagtgtccGGCGCCTGAGGCTCCACCCAACGCACTGATGACGcctgtccaatcagagtactCCTTTAAGGACCACGTCCTGTTCACCTGTGAGCCTGGATTCAGACTGCTGCAG AATGGAGAGAGTCTGGATCATTTTCAGATCGATTGTCAGGCTGATGGATTGTGGAGCAGCCGTCCTCCTCAGTGTCAAA AGGTGGATTGTGGGAGTCCAAAGATGGTTGACATGGCAGACGTGGTGTTTGGTAGCCATGACAACAGCACGCTGTTTGGAGCAACTGTCCAGTATGTGTGCAGGGAGGACACGCTCCATCTGAACAAGA GTTCGTACAGCTGTGGACTGAATGGAGAATGGATCAGCTCAGAAGGACAAACCAAACTACCCACCTGTCTACCAG CCTGCGGACGTCCGTCCCGCACTCTCCCCGTTCAGGTAAAGCGGATTGTGGGTGGTCAGAGTGCTGTTCCTGGTCTTTTCCCGTGGCAGGTCCTGCTCAGCGTGGAGGATCTGTCCCGGGTCCCTGAGGACCGCTGGTTCGGTTCTGGTGCCCTGCTGTCGGAGTCCTGGGTCCTTACAGCTGCCCACGTGTTGAGGTCCCAGCGGAGGGACACCAGCATCGTCCCTGTGGCCCCTGATCATGTTAAG GTGTTCCTCGGTCTCCACAATGCACGAGACAAACGTCTGGCCACCAACCGCTCTGTGGACCAGATCTTTCTCCATCCAGATTTCCAACCTAACAACTACAACAATGACATCGCTCTGCTGAAGCTGAGGGAGCGGGTGGAACTCAACCGGGACATCCATCCAGTCTGTCTGCCACCCCGTCAAAGACAG GATGACCCTCTTGCCCCTCTCCCCAACTCTCTGGGAGTAGTTGCTGGTTGGGGAATCTCCAATCCCaacacctcctcgtcctccccctcctctgccCTGACCGCtgaccctgcagcagctgctgacttTGGGACGTCTGACCTCCTGCAGTACGTGAAGCTGCCAGTGGTTTCTCAGGATGAGTGCCAGGCGAGCTATACCTCACGCTCTGTTAGCTACAACATCACTGACAACATGTTCTGTGCCGGTTTCTTTGAGGGGGGGCAGGACACCTGCCTGGGAGACAGTGGCGGGGCATTTGTAATGGAGGATGAGATCACCCATCGGTGGGCGGTGTTTGGGTTGGTGTCCTGGGGTGGACCAGAGGAGTGCGGGAGTCAGAGGGTGTACGGAGTCTACACGCGAGTTTCGAAATATGTGGAGTGGATTCAGACACACCTGGATcctgccccctggtggtga
- the masp1 gene encoding mannan-binding lectin serine protease 1 isoform X1 — MSPLSFRLVVMSPLSFRLVVMSWLLSLGLSSQLLSEMYGSLQSPNFPEAYPSETELCWNISVPDGFQIKLYFSHFDLEPSYLCEYDYVKVQAEAEVLGLFCGKEDTDTEVVPAQQVISSPRNSLSIQFCSDFSNEERFSGFMAHYSAVDVDECSERSDEDLLCDHFCHNYIGGYYCSCRYGYVLHSDNRTCRVECSGAVFRERAGVLSSVDFPGPYPKSSDCWYRIEVDLGFRLRLQFDPSFDVEDHPDISCPYDYVKVKAGSSEFGPFCGDQSPGLIQTDSNIVTVHFLSDNSGENHGWRLSYTATGSQCPAPEAPPNALMTPVQSEYSFKDHVLFTCEPGFRLLQNGESLDHFQIDCQADGLWSSRPPQCQKVDCGSPKMVDMADVVFGSHDNSTLFGATVQYVCREDTLHLNKSSYSCGLNGEWISSEGQTKLPTCLPACGRPSRTLPVQVKRIVGGQSAVPGLFPWQVLLSVEDLSRVPEDRWFGSGALLSESWVLTAAHVLRSQRRDTSIVPVAPDHVKVFLGLHNARDKRLATNRSVDQIFLHPDFQPNNYNNDIALLKLRERVELNRDIHPVCLPPRQRQDDPLAPLPNSLGVVAGWGISNPNTSSSSPSSALTADPAAAADFGTSDLLQYVKLPVVSQDECQASYTSRSVSYNITDNMFCAGFFEGGQDTCLGDSGGAFVMEDEITHRWAVFGLVSWGGPEECGSQRVYGVYTRVSKYVEWIQTHLDPAPWW; from the exons ATGTCACCGCTCTCCTTCAGGCTCGTTGTGATGTCACCGCTCTCCTTCAGGCTCGTTGTGATGTCATGGCTCCTCTCCCTCGGACTTAGCTCTCAGCTCCTGTCAGAGATGTACGGCAGCCTGCAGTCGCCAAACTTCCCGGAGGCTTATCCCAGTGAGACCGAGCTCTGCTGGAACATCAGCGTTCCTGACGGCTTCCAGATCAAACTGTACTTCAGCCACTTTGACCTGGAGCCATCCTACCTGTGCGAGTACGACTATGTCAAG GTGCAGGCGGAGGCGGAGGTCCTCGGATTGTTCTGTGGGAAGGAGGACACGGACACGGAGGTGGTGCCGGCTCAGCAAGTTATCTCCTCTCCCAGAAACTCCCTGAGCATTCAGTTCTGCTCCGACTTCTCCAACGAGGAGAGGTTCTCCGGGTTCATGGCTCACTACAGTGCTGTGG ATGTGGACGAGTGCAGCGAGCGCAGCGACGAAGATCTGCTCTGCGATCACTTCTGTCACAATTACATCGGAGGGTACTACTGCTCCTGTCGCTACGGTTACGTGCTGCACTCTGACAACCGCACCTGCAGAG tGGAGTGCAGCGGTGCTGTTTTCAGGGAGCGCGCTGGTGTTCTGAGCAGTGTGGACTTTCCTGGTCCATACCCAAAGAGTTCTGACTGCTGGTACCGTATAGAGGTGGATCTGGGCTTCAGGCTCCGCCTCCAGTTTGACCCCAGCTTTGACGTGGAGGATCACCCCGACATAAGCTGCCCCTACGACTACGTCAAG gtcaaAGCAGGAAGCAGTGAGTTCGGTCCGTTCTGTGGAGACCAGTCGCCAGGACTCATCCAGACTGACAGCAACATTGTCACTGTTCACTTCCTCAGTGACAACTCTGGAGAAAACCACGGCTGGAGGCTCAGCTACACAGCCACAG gaagtcagtgtccGGCGCCTGAGGCTCCACCCAACGCACTGATGACGcctgtccaatcagagtactCCTTTAAGGACCACGTCCTGTTCACCTGTGAGCCTGGATTCAGACTGCTGCAG AATGGAGAGAGTCTGGATCATTTTCAGATCGATTGTCAGGCTGATGGATTGTGGAGCAGCCGTCCTCCTCAGTGTCAAA AGGTGGATTGTGGGAGTCCAAAGATGGTTGACATGGCAGACGTGGTGTTTGGTAGCCATGACAACAGCACGCTGTTTGGAGCAACTGTCCAGTATGTGTGCAGGGAGGACACGCTCCATCTGAACAAGA GTTCGTACAGCTGTGGACTGAATGGAGAATGGATCAGCTCAGAAGGACAAACCAAACTACCCACCTGTCTACCAG CCTGCGGACGTCCGTCCCGCACTCTCCCCGTTCAGGTAAAGCGGATTGTGGGTGGTCAGAGTGCTGTTCCTGGTCTTTTCCCGTGGCAGGTCCTGCTCAGCGTGGAGGATCTGTCCCGGGTCCCTGAGGACCGCTGGTTCGGTTCTGGTGCCCTGCTGTCGGAGTCCTGGGTCCTTACAGCTGCCCACGTGTTGAGGTCCCAGCGGAGGGACACCAGCATCGTCCCTGTGGCCCCTGATCATGTTAAG GTGTTCCTCGGTCTCCACAATGCACGAGACAAACGTCTGGCCACCAACCGCTCTGTGGACCAGATCTTTCTCCATCCAGATTTCCAACCTAACAACTACAACAATGACATCGCTCTGCTGAAGCTGAGGGAGCGGGTGGAACTCAACCGGGACATCCATCCAGTCTGTCTGCCACCCCGTCAAAGACAG GATGACCCTCTTGCCCCTCTCCCCAACTCTCTGGGAGTAGTTGCTGGTTGGGGAATCTCCAATCCCaacacctcctcgtcctccccctcctctgccCTGACCGCtgaccctgcagcagctgctgacttTGGGACGTCTGACCTCCTGCAGTACGTGAAGCTGCCAGTGGTTTCTCAGGATGAGTGCCAGGCGAGCTATACCTCACGCTCTGTTAGCTACAACATCACTGACAACATGTTCTGTGCCGGTTTCTTTGAGGGGGGGCAGGACACCTGCCTGGGAGACAGTGGCGGGGCATTTGTAATGGAGGATGAGATCACCCATCGGTGGGCGGTGTTTGGGTTGGTGTCCTGGGGTGGACCAGAGGAGTGCGGGAGTCAGAGGGTGTACGGAGTCTACACGCGAGTTTCGAAATATGTGGAGTGGATTCAGACACACCTGGATcctgccccctggtggtga
- the masp1 gene encoding mannan-binding lectin serine protease 1 isoform X3, which produces MSPLSFRLVVMSPLSFRLVVMSWLLSLGLSSQLLSEMYGSLQSPNFPEAYPSETELCWNISVPDGFQIKLYFSHFDLEPSYLCEYDYVKVQAEAEVLGLFCGKEDTDTEVVPAQQVISSPRNSLSIQFCSDFSNEERFSGFMAHYSAVDVDECSERSDEDLLCDHFCHNYIGGYYCSCRYGYVLHSDNRTCRVECSGAVFRERAGVLSSVDFPGPYPKSSDCWYRIEVDLGFRLRLQFDPSFDVEDHPDISCPYDYVKVKAGSSEFGPFCGDQSPGLIQTDSNIVTVHFLSDNSGENHGWRLSYTATGSQCPAPEAPPNALMTPVQSEYSFKDHVLFTCEPGFRLLQNGESLDHFQIDCQADGLWSSRPPQCQKT; this is translated from the exons ATGTCACCGCTCTCCTTCAGGCTCGTTGTGATGTCACCGCTCTCCTTCAGGCTCGTTGTGATGTCATGGCTCCTCTCCCTCGGACTTAGCTCTCAGCTCCTGTCAGAGATGTACGGCAGCCTGCAGTCGCCAAACTTCCCGGAGGCTTATCCCAGTGAGACCGAGCTCTGCTGGAACATCAGCGTTCCTGACGGCTTCCAGATCAAACTGTACTTCAGCCACTTTGACCTGGAGCCATCCTACCTGTGCGAGTACGACTATGTCAAG GTGCAGGCGGAGGCGGAGGTCCTCGGATTGTTCTGTGGGAAGGAGGACACGGACACGGAGGTGGTGCCGGCTCAGCAAGTTATCTCCTCTCCCAGAAACTCCCTGAGCATTCAGTTCTGCTCCGACTTCTCCAACGAGGAGAGGTTCTCCGGGTTCATGGCTCACTACAGTGCTGTGG ATGTGGACGAGTGCAGCGAGCGCAGCGACGAAGATCTGCTCTGCGATCACTTCTGTCACAATTACATCGGAGGGTACTACTGCTCCTGTCGCTACGGTTACGTGCTGCACTCTGACAACCGCACCTGCAGAG tGGAGTGCAGCGGTGCTGTTTTCAGGGAGCGCGCTGGTGTTCTGAGCAGTGTGGACTTTCCTGGTCCATACCCAAAGAGTTCTGACTGCTGGTACCGTATAGAGGTGGATCTGGGCTTCAGGCTCCGCCTCCAGTTTGACCCCAGCTTTGACGTGGAGGATCACCCCGACATAAGCTGCCCCTACGACTACGTCAAG gtcaaAGCAGGAAGCAGTGAGTTCGGTCCGTTCTGTGGAGACCAGTCGCCAGGACTCATCCAGACTGACAGCAACATTGTCACTGTTCACTTCCTCAGTGACAACTCTGGAGAAAACCACGGCTGGAGGCTCAGCTACACAGCCACAG gaagtcagtgtccGGCGCCTGAGGCTCCACCCAACGCACTGATGACGcctgtccaatcagagtactCCTTTAAGGACCACGTCCTGTTCACCTGTGAGCCTGGATTCAGACTGCTGCAG AATGGAGAGAGTCTGGATCATTTTCAGATCGATTGTCAGGCTGATGGATTGTGGAGCAGCCGTCCTCCTCAGTGTCAAA aAACATGA